The Candidatus Nanosynbacter featherlites region AAGGCAGCCATTGTTGACGACTCAGGTGTGGTCAGCTCACAGCTGGCTGAGCAGATGAAGCTGGAAAAATTGAATAGCAAAGACCAGGGTATCCAGCGTGTCAAAGACGGTAGTTTGGACGGATTTATTTACTTCCCTGCTAACTTGGAGCAAAATACCGTGCAAGCCTATGGTAAGGATGTTGGTATGTTCCAAAACAGCCGCTACTCTGCGGTGGCTGAGACGTTGTTGACCGCCTCAATTGATGCAAAGGTAGATCCACAATCCAAAGCGATTTTACAAAAGAAAGTCAAAACGGAAACGACCACTTACCGTAACGGTGTCGAGTTTGACGGCGTGAAAGAAATGATCGTGCCGGGCTTCTTCTTGGTGCTGTTCTATATGCTACTTGCCTTCTTTGGTGGACAGATGCTTAACAGCACGGTTGAGGAAAAAGAAAATCGTACAGTGGAAATGCTGCTGACGACAGTTAAGGCTAAAACGCTGATCACCGGAAAGATTCTGGCGATGATCTCGTTGGCATTGATCCAGGGGTTGGTTATCATTCTGCCGGTACTGGTGTTGTACTTCACTTTGGGTCAAAAACTTCACATGCCAGCGTTAGATTTGAGCAATGTGGTATTCGACCCAGTGAGAATTGGCATCGCTTTGGGGGTATTTGCCACTGGATTTATGATGTTCACTGGTCTTTTGGTTGCGGTTGGAGCCATGATGCCAACCGCCAAAGAGGCTTCCTCATGGTTTAGTATTGTGTTGATTGCCCTGTTTGCTCCGCTGTATGGCTTTAGTGTGTTTGTGTCCTACCCAGATTCACCATTTGTCCAATTCTTTAGTTACTTCCCACTAACTTCGCCAATTCCACTACTGCTTCGCAACACCGTTGGTAACCTACAGGTTCATGAGGCAGCTATTGCAGTAGCTATTTTGG contains the following coding sequences:
- a CDS encoding ABC transporter permease; protein product: MRNMYNLGTVVKFEIVRMLKKFSFWAMALGFPLMFAAIFGIIFWSNQATMEATKKLQEQDFKAAIVDDSGVVSSQLAEQMKLEKLNSKDQGIQRVKDGSLDGFIYFPANLEQNTVQAYGKDVGMFQNSRYSAVAETLLTASIDAKVDPQSKAILQKKVKTETTTYRNGVEFDGVKEMIVPGFFLVLFYMLLAFFGGQMLNSTVEEKENRTVEMLLTTVKAKTLITGKILAMISLALIQGLVIILPVLVLYFTLGQKLHMPALDLSNVVFDPVRIGIALGVFATGFMMFTGLLVAVGAMMPTAKEASSWFSIVLIALFAPLYGFSVFVSYPDSPFVQFFSYFPLTSPIPLLLRNTVGNLQVHEAAIAVAILAVSAFVAVVVAVRLFRYGAMQYDSKLSLSVLRARRDEVAKS